The nucleotide sequence CTTTAGCTTAAAGAGGCTTGTGACGCCCTTGTAAACATCGTGTTCATTTGAGGAAGCGTTGTTTCTCCGCAGCCTTTCAACAAAACGTGTTATACGCTGCTCCCACGTCATTTGTCTGGAGGAAACAGCTGAATATAAATCCGCGCTGAGCTGTGTCCTAGCTAATCGCAAACTAACAGCTAGCTATGGTAACTAGCTTCGATTGAGTCACTGAAAAACACTTCATCTCCCGGAAAATGAATGTAACAGCCCGAAGGAGCGGTTCCTCGTTAGATAAAAGTTAACGGTGGCATTGGTAATAGCTGCAGCTTATTCTACTATTGAATGTTTACGACATATCAAAGTGTGCGTGCTGCTGCGAGCAACTCTCGCGGCGTTTAACCCGGAAGTGTACCTGAGGTGACAGCACGATGGGTTTGTTGTTCAGtttcactgcagctgttttcctCCTCGCGTTTGCTTTGTCCACATGTTTCTACATCAACCACCTGTCTGACCCTGAAACCAAACTTGTTAGTCCCGTTCACGCTAAGCTACATGAGATCCCAGCCCATGGAAGGCATGTTGATGATAATCCAAACAAACCTGTCAgcccaaacaaaaacaagtccATGCCCAGTAAATGCAACGTGGCACCTGCAGGTCGGTTTGACTGTGCCAGAGACAGGGCTCTTAGccagagacagtgtgaggagaGGGGATGCTGCTATGCCCCTCTGACCAACTCTGCAGGACCCCCCTGGTGCTTCTACCCCAGTTTGTACCCCGGCTACAAAATGGGCCCACTCACTCCAACCATGCAAGGCCAGGCTGCCACCCTGACCCGTGCCAAGCCCTCTTATCTCCCCAGAGACATATCCACTCTCAGGCTGGAAATCACAGAGGAGCCTGCGGGCTGCCTGCACCTCACTGTGAGTATCTAACCACACCTAGGTCGGATGccagttaaaaaataaaaatatactgtGCACTAAGTAAACTTGTATTTAGTAGGAATACAGACTGTGAGAATTTTGTGAtctctagtgttgaagtgtcatgttgcagctgaacacacctcacctcaccctctcctttcaaacatgaaaaagaacctgtgatagcctttaactgtcataaaaactcaaaaggtgtttagtttgtccagtctggactaatgtaaaaaacataacggcctccatagagagggtcccctcgatgtaaatataaagtatttgaatgtaaagggccttttctggggtaaagaaaattacaattcatacaattttgatgaaacacactagtgaaaacatcatgaggattattttacattaaatttctgccaatagatccctttcacctaaatcttacacactggacctttagggGTTGAGTTTCTATGAAGTGCCTCATACAAACCTTTTGCTAACCTGGTCTGTAAGGCCTGGGAAGAAAAACAGGATGGATTATTTAAGTGATGTATTAATTTTGTTGTGGACGCGCAATCTCAAGATTCGTTTGAAAATGTTCACACATCTCTTTTTGTGGTGTGTAGTAAGCTGATAGTGAGCTTCACATAGCTATAAACCAGTGACCCTTAATTTCGTTGGACAATGCCCCATCGTTACAATGACGATAaagatttctgattctgataaacTAATTGTTATGACACTGAGTCAACAAACAATCAGAGCTTAAATCATTCATATGTCTTAGATGAAGATACTTTTACTCAGATGCGATGGGACTAAACTGAACTGACATGTTTTCCATCAAGTTGAAGGACCCATCATCTCAGCGATATGAAGTCATGCTCCCAGCTGGTGTTCCTGAGAGTCAAGCTGATGGCGATTCTGCCCTCTACACAACCGAGTACCAGTCTGACCCATTTGGTTTCATAGTGCGACGTAAATCCAATGGAAAAGTGATGTGGGTACTTTTCAGTCATATCATTGTAGCTGGTACCATGCACTTTCACTAATATTAgtacttttcttttccttttacatatttaatgtaatcattttatttgtctaCGGATGTTTATCTCTATTTCACAATTATATTGAGTATTTTCGTAACAAAACTTCTTgtcttgttttatgtgttggttTCGCTCCAATGTGAGAAATTACATATCAGGATATGATTTTCTTTGTCATGCCCATTATGCGGAACGGATTTGTTAGCCCTCTGTGTCATTCCTGTTCAGTATGAACACCACTGTGGCTCCTCTGCTGTTTGCTGACCAGTACCTGCAGCTGTCAACCACATTGGCCTCTTCCCTCGTCTCTGGCCTCGGGGAGCATTACACCTCCCTCCTGCTTGACCTTAACTGGACTTCACTGACTCTCTGGAACCGAGACATGGCTCCTCATGTGAGTCTAATGCAGAGGTTCTCAACCTGAGGTTCGGCACACCTAAAGCAATCACAAGGAACGTCTATAGGGTCAAGagctaatttaaaaaatagaaaaaaaacattcctgtgGCACAAATGGTTTCCTTTTTTGTATTGGAAGGAAAGTAAAATGTCTTCCAGTCTCTAAAgcttaaatgcatttttaaaaagaaacctTAAAAGAGAACATGGTTGATCGGGTGAATGGGACATGTCAATATACAAAATAATCACAGCTACTTTTAGTTCCTAGCACATTAAAGCATCACAAAAATTTGTACGAGATGTTTCAGCCGAACAATCATTACGCTTTTGTCATTTCCTACTTTTATATTGTTGTGTGTCATTTGCAGGCTGATGCAAATCTTTATGGCTCCCACCCATTCTTCTTAGTACAGGAGGAGGATGGTCTAGCACATGGAGTTTTCCTTCTCAACAGCAATGCAATTGGTACAGAGCTATTTGTTCcataagacacacacagcagccactGTCTTTCAGTCACTTTCCACAGATCATGattctttttgtcttcttttatgCTTCTGTAGAGGTGACGTTGCAGCCGACCCCTGCCCTCACCTGGGTGTCCACTGGAGGAATCCTGGACCTGTATTTTTTTTTGGGTCCTGACCCTGCAAGTGTTGTACGACAGTACCTCCAGATCATTGGTATGTCTTTTCAGTGTTGACATTCAAAAATACATCTCTATGTTGCAACAGCAATAggctcatatatatttattgagCCTACCAAAATAGAATTGTGTAATTTTTAAAACCTGTGTGCATATCAGTGTTAATATACCTGAAGGGGCCCCCGAGGCAGCCTGATAAAAAGTGGACTAGTTAATGTGTTTTGTCACTTATCTATTCACAGGCTTTCCCATGATGCCCCCCTATTGGTCACTGGGCTTTCATCTGTGTCGCTGGGGTTACACAACCACTAATACAACCCGCAAGGTTGCACAGCACATGCACAATGCCAACTTTCCACTGGTAAATGACATTTACATGATATTTTCCTAATTTATGgtatgtgtatttattgtgaaaattgTGTGATAATCAGAGAGGTTTTGCTAAAGTGTTAAATTCAACATTGTGTTGTTACATACACAGACAATCACATAATTTTGTACATAAAATTTGACCCCTGATTAAATGACTTTATCTCTGAGatgattttacttttttcacCATCAGGATGTGCAGTGGAATGATCTGGATTATGCAGACAAGCGCAGGATTTTCACTTTTGACCCCTGGCGATTTGGGGACCTCCCAGAGATGGTGGAAGAGCTCCATGAGGGAGGCATGAAGTACATCCTTATTCTGGTGAGACATCTTTGAGTTTCAAAGACTTCACAGCTTCGGCATaatcctgcagagaaacaaacaaaccagccaaccaaccaaccaacaactaaacaaaatgacagaagtgaaaacataaccttatTGGCCAAGAGAACAAACCACAAACGCATACAGACAATTGATCACTTCTATTGTTAAAAACGAGTAACATTTAACAGTGTATCTCCAGTAGATGGCAGCAACAGCTTCAATTTGTGTGTCTCATGGTTTCTGTTCCAGGACCCGGGGATCAGCAGCACCAGCCCCCCTGGAACTTACCCTCCCTTTGATGACGGACTGAAAAGAGACATCTTCATTAAAAATGTTACAGGACACATCCTGATAGGGAAGGTtagaccctttttttttttttttactggaaattaatgcttttctttctccttctaaACTTTAACCTGGGTTTGTCTGACATGCACACTCTCATACTGTGTATCTAGGTTTGGCCTGGTCCAACAGCCTTCCCTGACTTCACTAACCCAGAGACCAGAACTTGGTGGGAAGACTGCATCAGAGAGTTTCATTCTAAAGTGCCTGTCGATGGATTGTGGATTGTGAGTATATACAGACAAACAGGGCACATGTTATTTACACCAATACTATTAAGACACAAGATATCAGGCTTCTGTGAGATCAGGTTTTCAGATCAGAAATGTAcattgtggttgtgtgtttgctttggaCTTTAAAAACACTAAAAGAATAGCTTATCACTTGTTGTTTATCTACCGTGCTCCACCCAGGATATGAATGAACCAGCCAGTTTCGTTCCGGGATCAGTGGAGGGCTGCCCTGACAGTGATCTTGAGAACCCACCATACACACCAAGTAAGTGTACTCTGGTCAGTGTTGCAAGTTACCAGCATCTAAAGTGGCCTTAATTATGTTCTGTTCATTCAAcactttttctttaattacttttttttaagacAGATGTTCTGGCGGCATCTGTCTCAGTTCTTTCTTATTTATCCTAATATTAGCACAGTGCTCTCTTTGGATATCTACTGTCTCTGCCTTTGGTTTGTGAGATAAAGTGGTGTTTTGGGTTATTTTCTCCAACGTTTTGAAACCGTCAGAAACCCTTAATTTACATTCAGTTCATaccttaaattaaataaaatatatggaTGTTATCAAAGATTCTATTCAAACGACTATAGATGCATAATGGATCTGTTCACTGCTTCATTCAGTATGTTGCATCAATGTGTTGCATCTGTTCCTCTGTCTTACAAACAGGAGTGGTCGGAGGCCAGTTGAACTCAGGAACTCTTTGCATGTCAGCTCAGCAGAGACTGTCCACTCACTACAACCTGCACAACATGTACGGACTGACAGAGGCGTATGCCACTAACAGGTTAGACCCCCACGCAGAGCTTGAttttaaggggggggggggttaaccAACATAATGACAAATAATAAAGTCTAATCATCTGACATCAATTGACAGAGAAGCCATAGATACTTTTACTACCTAGTTTATTTAAGTAGGTCAAGAATACAGTAGGTTGTATGAAGAACACATCATGTAAATACACTTCCTTTGAGAACAAGccagtttatttttgtatcGAGTTTATAGGAACTACAAAAGTAGCTGTTCCCTGGGTTTGCTCTTCTTTGAGTAAACTGTGTATTTATTCTGGGGCTGGTGGCCAATCTAAGAGCTCTTGTGAAAGTTCGAGGGAAGAGGCCCTTTGTCCTGTCTCGCTCCTCTTTCCCCGGCATCGGGCGCTTCTCCGGAGTGTGGACAGGTGACGTCAGGAGTGACTGGGAGCAGCTTCGATACTCTATCCCTGGTGAGATGTAATTTCTAGAAGGGTCTGTGTGCAAAAGTTCACTGTCTGAAATATAATATCACCTTCTTGCTTCAGGGTGGGTTCAGCTACTGGATATAGGCTTTTTTTAGCTTTGTTGATGGACTTGCATGTGGCCAGATTATAGATTCAACCAAATGTATCTTTTTTTGAAATTATAACAGATCTTAATTTGGTCTAAATGTGTGCGCTGGCCGTATAGTCCTatatgtaacacacacacaatgatccCTTAccttacattttttatttatgtgattataattatataattactATCATCATTACTGTTATTACTTCTACTACTATACTGTTattctgattattttatttatttttgttttgtttatgtaaGCTTAGCCCTCAGGTTGGGTTAATTAGAGGTTTgggttgtttttcttgttgttatGTGTTAATAACTATGTAAAACTGGgacatatacatatactaacATATACTTTTAAAAGAATGTATTTTATGCATCAACATCCCAGTAAAGATACATGTGAAATTACCACAGATCATTTAATAAGTGTAGACTCACATTTCGCTCCTGCGTCCTCCAGCGGTGCTGCAGTTCAGCCTGTTCGGGGTTCCTCTGGTGGGCGCAGACATCTGTGGCTTTGGAGGCAACACCACTGAGGAGCTGTGTGTGCGATGGATGCAGCTTGGGGCCTTTTACCCGTTTATGAGGAACCACAATGACCTGCCCAACGCTGTGAGACAGAATTTTtgacttgtgtgtgtctttgtatctGCAATTTTTTGGGATTATTTGTTGGTTTAAGTTCATGGACTGTATGTGTTGTAACAGCAACAGTCAGGGGGTTATCAGATGAAGTAGAGGTCTGCCCTGCATCTCTAGAGTAACTCCAACTGTTTCATGTATTATGAATAGAGGTAACTCTATCTCTTCtcattgtctgtttgtgtgtccttcAGCCTCAGGAGCCCTATGTATTTGGGCAGAAGGCCCAGGCTGCCATGCGGAGTGCGTTGAACCTTAGATACTCCCTTCTCCCGTTCCTCTATACACTCTTTCATCATGCACACACCTCTGCTGATACTGTGGCCAGGCCTCTCTTTATGGAGTATGTGTtgtcttcattttttattctctctatCGTCCTATGTACTTTGTTCAAAATAATAAAGGCCATTTTTTTATATCTATCCCTTTTAGGTTTCCCTCTGACCCCAACTGTCACAGTATAGACCGTCAGTTCCTGTGGGGGAGTTCACTTCTCATTAGTCCAGTCCTAGAGCAAGGGTCAGTAGGACTGGCTGCCTACCTGCCCCTCGGCACTTGGTACAACCTGCATAATGTGAGTCTCTCAAGCCAATTGAACTAAATTTCTTTCACAATAGAGGTCACATAGATGGTATGAGGTTTAAGCCAATGCTCACCAAAAACGTTcaatccatagactgtatataaagatagacattggcctccacttcctcccgatACAGGTGCCATCTTACACTACTTTTGACATCAATTGGATGCAGTAGTGACGGTATGGAGCCACATTATCGAGGCTCCCAACTAATCTCGAGtcactcagctgtcaatcatgacatttttatagcatcacataactaattaaaaccaaactttacagaaaaatagactcattaaaatatataagtGGGATTCAAGCGACCTAAAATGACGGAAACCAACTTTGAGAAAgaataatttgatttgtatttttactttttacattgGTCCATGAGGGAAATCAAGATAATTTGGCTTAACGTTCGGGAAGGGGGATGGGGTCCATCTCTATACTACAGACTGCCACGTGTTAAAAGCATCATCAACTGTCTTTGGTTTGTGAGATAAAGTGgtctacagtctatggttcaatCCGTTTTTGTTTATTAACTGGGATAGGCCTCCATGACTGTGTTTTGCTATCTAGGGTCAACCTGTCTACAGTAAGGGTCAGTACATGCTGCTGCCAGCACCTCTGGACACTATCAACATACATGTGAGGGAGGGACACATTATCCCACAGCAGGTGGGTGTCTGCACCTAGAACACAACCCATGCAGATAATTTTTGGGTCATTTGGAGACAAAATatacatgaattattcataaAATGTTTGAGGACGGGGAAAAACCACAATACTAGCAGGTGACCTGTCTTTACCTGTGAAGGATCCTGCTTTGACAACCACAGCCTCACGCAGAAACCCCTTCTTCCTGACGGTGGCGCTGTCAGCAGGCGGCTGGGCCTGGGGCGACTTGTTCTGGGATGACGGGGAAAGTCTTGATACCTACAAAACAGGAAATTATTGTTATGTCACCTTTGCGGCTGCACAGGTAAGGAACAGACGAGTGATTTGGAATGAATGCTGAATAGCCGATAAGCAGTGATTTACATTTTACTCCAGGACTATCAGAGTCAGAAGTGTGTTTACTAGTATATTGAATTTGCTTCCACTTCAGTGTCAGGTAGTGGGGGATCCTCTGAGGCTGAATGAGGCCCTGGACGGTCTGGTGCTGGGAGGCCTACAGGTATTTGGGGTGTCCTCACCCCCCCGGTATGTATTGGCCAACGGGGACAAAGTCAAGGATTTCATGTACCACAGTGACACCAAGGTGAGGCTTTAGTGACTTGGCACTACTTCCTGTGATGTTTGTCCTCTATAGAAAGTGAATTATATCAGACTGTTTATGTATTTGACTCGTCTTTCCTCCCTTTCTACTAATCTTGTCTCCTTTACTATATCAGGTATAGTTCTTGTTCTGTCAGCCTGAAGTGATTTATCTGTCTTGTCTGTCCTCACAGCTTTTGACAGTGACCAACCTGGCCTTGCCCATGTCTAAGGTTTTTACAGTCCAGTGGGTTCTCTGATGCACTGAACATTGTTGCTAATAGGTCTCCGGGAACCTTAGCATTGTGTCCTGCTGCTAAAAATACCagttgcatttttaaatgtgaatatgtCTGActtattttgaatgaaataagCATTAAATGCCAAAGTTGCCTGAAGTAAACAAATGCCAGTTGGAAACAAACAGCCAggttttgtgatgtcacaaacctaaCAAACCAATCCAGTCAACCAGTGATTAGGCAACTTGCCATTCACATGGAAGACCGGGACAATGTGTGTCAAGACAGCTTTTGGTGATATGGACCgacgccagtgttgatgtgctgtaaataacaACATGTGACCATGCATGTTGCATCCTCATCTGAATGCTCCagatatttctgttgtttttgttgtaaacATGTCTGACCGGAGACTCTCCTGCTCCATTGTTAAAGACAAACTCCAGTGAAACTCTGGACATTGATGTAAGAAAACGGCTCAAGTGACCTGTGAGGGTGGGGAGACGGGCAGCGGGGGTGGGGCCATATTAACATATTCATTGATTTCAGTCAGGAAATGAAGAAGGAAGGTGTAAAGTTACATTTAAGCCATTTTAAGGTCATGAGGGGATTTTTATTTCAGGACAGACCTTTTGAATATGTAAATTTTTGGATCACAGTATAGTTTTAGGGGGTGAAATAAGCTGCTGCAGTCTGACCTCAAGCATTGACACCACCTCATTTCCTTAAATTGTACCAACCACCCCACAGCTCACTGTGCACCCTAAATCTACTCTGTCTTTTTTCCCAGATTGTCAGCCTGTTGTAAGCAGGTAATTATATCAAACCATCGTCTTGATTTGAAGCAATATTTACTGCTTTCTGCctcatgaatatatatatgcatatatattcAAAAGTATTCAtagtccttttttttcttttttctaaattggtccatttttaataaaaaaaactttggggaaaaaaactgtttgtcgCCATTTACGCTTACATCTGATCATCTATCTGATGTTTAATTTGCTTACTGCTCAAAATGACGTTGTATTGAAGGTGTTGCATATATCTTGTCAAGCTGTCTTCATgtattaccttcaccaaggcgGTTGTCTTTACccctttctgtttgtttgtgtgattgttagACAGCAGGATTAGGCAAAAACTACAGATTAACACAAAACTTGGAGGAAGAATGCTGCATTGATCAGGGAAAGAACataaaatgttggtgtggatcaaggatttttattttctatgaatGTGggcaatttgttgcagcttgactgaattcaTGGCTCTATGAGTGTCACTCTAGTTTTGCTCTGAAATTAGATTCCTCACatcaatttatttcatttattattcagcAATATAACAGTTCAAAGAACAAGGTGCTGATGTGAGACAACTGTTCTAAGATACAGGTCTGTTGTCAACGTGATGCTCTGACTTCAGCTCTGGTCCTGATGCTGCTGAACCGACTGCATTCCAGCTTCTGCCAGTGACCTTAAAAACGTCACTCATGATGAAAGAGGTCAGATGTTTATGGGAGTCGGATTATGAGTTTAGTTcctatttaatatatatatgcgGGTTTTTGTACAGTTCGTTGTTTTCTACCTGAAGTATTTATATTCCCGGTTtttgtgtgatagaaaaaaaaatcatttgacatTCCGGAAGCGGAGAAATAGGAGGGATCTGTCTGGACCTGCTGAATCAAGCTGGACATACACAACCGAGTTATGGCAGGAAGTAAAACATATAAAGCCTACAAAGTAAAACAAGCTATTTAAAATCATCTGTTTCATACAGTATTAAGGGTTTTAACATGCAGCTCGTGTGTGTATTAacgttttgtttttgcttttcgATT is from Paralichthys olivaceus isolate ysfri-2021 chromosome 5, ASM2471397v2, whole genome shotgun sequence and encodes:
- the gaa gene encoding lysosomal alpha-glucosidase; translated protein: MGLLFSFTAAVFLLAFALSTCFYINHLSDPETKLVSPVHAKLHEIPAHGRHVDDNPNKPVSPNKNKSMPSKCNVAPAGRFDCARDRALSQRQCEERGCCYAPLTNSAGPPWCFYPSLYPGYKMGPLTPTMQGQAATLTRAKPSYLPRDISTLRLEITEEPAGCLHLTLKDPSSQRYEVMLPAGVPESQADGDSALYTTEYQSDPFGFIVRRKSNGKVIMNTTVAPLLFADQYLQLSTTLASSLVSGLGEHYTSLLLDLNWTSLTLWNRDMAPHADANLYGSHPFFLVQEEDGLAHGVFLLNSNAIEVTLQPTPALTWVSTGGILDLYFFLGPDPASVVRQYLQIIGFPMMPPYWSLGFHLCRWGYTTTNTTRKVAQHMHNANFPLDVQWNDLDYADKRRIFTFDPWRFGDLPEMVEELHEGGMKYILILDPGISSTSPPGTYPPFDDGLKRDIFIKNVTGHILIGKVWPGPTAFPDFTNPETRTWWEDCIREFHSKVPVDGLWIDMNEPASFVPGSVEGCPDSDLENPPYTPRVVGGQLNSGTLCMSAQQRLSTHYNLHNMYGLTEAYATNRALVKVRGKRPFVLSRSSFPGIGRFSGVWTGDVRSDWEQLRYSIPAVLQFSLFGVPLVGADICGFGGNTTEELCVRWMQLGAFYPFMRNHNDLPNAPQEPYVFGQKAQAAMRSALNLRYSLLPFLYTLFHHAHTSADTVARPLFMEFPSDPNCHSIDRQFLWGSSLLISPVLEQGSVGLAAYLPLGTWYNLHNGQPVYSKGQYMLLPAPLDTINIHVREGHIIPQQDPALTTTASRRNPFFLTVALSAGGWAWGDLFWDDGESLDTYKTGNYCYVTFAAAQCQVVGDPLRLNEALDGLVLGGLQVFGVSSPPRYVLANGDKVKDFMYHSDTKLLTVTNLALPMSKVFTVQWVL